The Hymenobacter sp. DG01 genome has a segment encoding these proteins:
- a CDS encoding FecR family protein: MTESEFHLLLQRYLDGQCTPAEQAVVEQWYNRLEEAEGVALPTQNQEAVEDAIWQRLPHPLVAPAPVAPQVRQHPASQPSWVWWAAAMLVFALGLGALFTYVHGPLGSLVGVAQENWTRHRNATRHEQELQLPDGTRVTLHPGSQLRYATSLAGPKREVYLEGEAFFKVSKNPARPFLVFSKQVVTTVLGTSFRVKDYADGVKASVAVSEGKVSVQAREKAELDATPAKPAEAGVILLPNQQVVYSAATRQLRKKLVEKPVVLSAQTLEFDARPVPEVLTALEKAYGVTIVYDEQKLAGCTVSIAFYDEPLLEKIGLLCQSLGASYSLSDAQIIIHSSGCQARPIE, encoded by the coding sequence GTGACGGAATCCGAGTTCCATCTGCTACTTCAGCGCTACCTCGACGGGCAGTGCACACCCGCTGAGCAAGCGGTGGTGGAACAGTGGTATAACCGTTTGGAAGAAGCGGAGGGGGTAGCCCTACCCACCCAAAACCAGGAAGCTGTGGAAGATGCCATCTGGCAGCGGCTCCCGCACCCGCTGGTGGCTCCCGCGCCCGTTGCGCCCCAGGTACGGCAGCACCCGGCATCTCAGCCGAGCTGGGTGTGGTGGGCGGCGGCCATGCTGGTGTTTGCCTTGGGCCTTGGCGCACTATTCACTTACGTGCACGGGCCTTTGGGGTCGCTGGTAGGGGTAGCACAGGAAAACTGGACGCGCCACCGCAACGCTACCCGCCACGAGCAGGAGCTGCAGCTGCCCGATGGTACCCGCGTGACGTTGCATCCTGGTAGTCAGCTGCGGTACGCTACCTCCCTGGCAGGGCCCAAGCGGGAAGTGTACCTGGAAGGGGAAGCCTTCTTCAAGGTCAGTAAGAATCCGGCCCGGCCTTTCCTGGTTTTCTCCAAGCAAGTGGTTACCACGGTGCTGGGTACCAGCTTCCGGGTGAAAGATTACGCTGATGGGGTGAAGGCCTCAGTAGCGGTAAGTGAAGGCAAAGTGTCGGTGCAGGCCCGCGAGAAAGCGGAGCTGGATGCTACCCCTGCCAAGCCCGCCGAAGCCGGCGTAATACTGCTACCCAACCAGCAGGTCGTGTATTCGGCTGCCACGCGCCAGCTGCGCAAAAAGCTGGTGGAAAAGCCCGTGGTATTGTCGGCGCAGACGCTGGAGTTTGATGCACGCCCGGTGCCGGAGGTACTCACGGCGCTGGAAAAGGCCTATGGAGTTACAATCGTGTATGATGAGCAGAAGCTGGCGGGCTGTACCGTAAGCATTGCTTTCTACGATGAGCCCCTACTGGAAAAGATAGGTCTGCTGTGCCAGTCGTTGGGGGCCTCCTATAGCTTATCCGATGCTCAGATTATCATTCACAGTTCCGGCTGCCAAGCGCGCCCCATTGAATAG
- a CDS encoding glycosyltransferase family 9 protein, whose protein sequence is MKTFLISRTDAIGDVVLTLPVAGRLKQLYPGCRVVLIGRTYTQAVAEACPWVDAFLNIDEFQQLTPAGQVAALQAQQADVILHVFPNKLLARAARQAGIPVRIGTRNRWFHWLTCNRLVALSRKNSPLHEAQLNLQLLQPLTQTAEVLPLTTVATLVQLVPAVALQPALRELLAARSPAQCNVILHPRSRGSAREWGLAHFGTLARLLHQAGHRVFITGTAAEGEALRDWLREHQPFIAADLTGTLALPEFIAFIGAADGLVAGSTGPLHLAAALGRQALGLYPPIRPMHPGRWAPLGPHADYLVFNRPDCEDCRAQPAACSCIKALEPVQALARIQHWQALSSAAF, encoded by the coding sequence ATGAAAACCTTCCTGATTAGCCGCACCGATGCCATCGGCGACGTGGTGCTGACCTTGCCGGTGGCGGGCCGGTTGAAGCAGCTGTACCCCGGCTGCCGGGTAGTGCTTATTGGGCGCACCTACACTCAGGCTGTAGCCGAAGCCTGTCCGTGGGTTGATGCGTTTCTCAATATTGATGAGTTCCAGCAGCTGACTCCCGCCGGACAGGTAGCCGCCCTGCAGGCCCAGCAGGCCGATGTTATCCTGCACGTATTCCCGAACAAGCTGCTGGCCCGGGCCGCCCGTCAGGCCGGCATTCCGGTCCGCATTGGCACCCGCAACCGGTGGTTTCACTGGCTTACCTGCAACCGCCTGGTAGCCCTGAGCCGGAAAAACTCCCCGCTGCACGAGGCGCAATTGAATCTGCAGCTGCTCCAGCCGCTTACTCAAACCGCCGAGGTGCTACCCCTCACAACGGTGGCAACTCTCGTGCAGCTGGTCCCGGCGGTAGCGCTGCAGCCAGCCCTGCGCGAGCTGCTGGCGGCCCGTTCTCCCGCGCAGTGTAACGTTATTCTGCACCCGCGCAGCCGGGGCAGCGCCCGGGAGTGGGGTTTGGCTCACTTCGGTACGTTGGCTCGCCTGCTCCACCAGGCCGGGCACCGCGTGTTTATCACGGGCACGGCGGCGGAAGGGGAGGCGCTGCGCGACTGGCTGCGGGAGCACCAGCCCTTCATCGCCGCCGACCTTACTGGTACGCTCGCCCTCCCGGAGTTCATTGCCTTCATTGGGGCAGCCGATGGGCTGGTGGCCGGTAGCACGGGGCCCCTGCACCTGGCAGCGGCCCTGGGTCGTCAGGCTCTGGGCCTGTATCCGCCCATCCGGCCCATGCACCCGGGCCGCTGGGCTCCGCTGGGGCCCCACGCCGATTATCTGGTGTTCAACCGCCCCGATTGTGAGGATTGCCGCGCTCAGCCTGCGGCCTGCAGCTGCATCAAAGCCTTGGAGCCCGTGCAGGCATTAGCCCGTATTCAGCACTGGCAAGCCTTGTCGTCTGCTGCTTTCTAA
- a CDS encoding RagB/SusD family nutrient uptake outer membrane protein, with translation MKFTRVALLGLLLTTVLAPGCQSFLDKEPLGTTTQDNLFKDPTNAVQAINAVYDVAAWDQGPKWGDPSGEYVPQTYEWMFGDLMTDDSEKGGSSPSDFLPLIELKSWNIPPSNGPVTTLWVHSFTGIARANTVINNVDAGTIDAALKARLKGEALFLRAYFYFNLVKGFGGVPLFEKTPTPTEAPNVTRATIAQTYAFIEKDLKEAATLLPEKSAYPAADLGRATKGAAIGYLARAIMYQLGTVNGNNHTWQEVYDLTSTIINSGQYSLLANYAAIHQDIGENSSESLFEIQFGSSNDTYGPISIGTTNNIFQNNRRTFGYGFNNPTQNLVDEFESNDPRLEVTVIKNNDIVLGVLNPVDLTQNATGYFNRKAAILAPNAPESGPQNIRKLRYADILLMKAEAAAQLNRSAEAVTLVNQVRQRARMSTRPPGTRLGTLSYDPANTPAGTLPDLSPGLSGQALLNAIWHERRVEFGEESLRLWDLIRTGRYMATLLPDVRGRAMSHLAMESSVNPFPLLPISLNDAQSWKLPQNPGY, from the coding sequence ATGAAATTCACCCGCGTTGCTTTGCTCGGCCTGCTCCTGACTACGGTCCTGGCTCCGGGCTGCCAGAGCTTTCTGGATAAGGAACCCCTGGGTACTACCACTCAGGATAATCTTTTCAAAGATCCCACCAACGCCGTACAAGCCATCAATGCCGTGTACGATGTGGCTGCCTGGGACCAGGGCCCCAAATGGGGCGACCCCAGTGGCGAATACGTGCCCCAGACCTACGAATGGATGTTTGGGGACTTAATGACCGATGATTCTGAAAAGGGTGGCAGCTCACCCAGCGACTTCCTTCCCCTGATTGAGCTCAAATCCTGGAATATTCCGCCCTCTAACGGGCCCGTCACCACGCTGTGGGTGCACAGCTTTACGGGTATTGCCCGCGCCAACACAGTCATCAACAACGTTGATGCGGGTACTATTGATGCAGCCCTAAAGGCACGTTTGAAGGGTGAAGCGCTCTTCCTGCGGGCGTATTTCTATTTCAACCTGGTGAAGGGCTTCGGGGGTGTGCCGCTGTTTGAGAAAACGCCTACCCCTACGGAAGCGCCCAACGTAACCCGCGCCACCATCGCCCAGACGTATGCATTCATTGAGAAGGATTTGAAGGAAGCCGCCACGCTGCTGCCGGAGAAAAGCGCCTACCCCGCCGCCGACCTGGGCCGCGCGACCAAAGGGGCGGCCATCGGCTACCTGGCCCGCGCCATTATGTACCAGCTGGGCACCGTAAATGGCAACAACCACACCTGGCAGGAGGTGTACGACCTGACGAGCACCATCATCAACTCAGGCCAGTACAGCCTGTTGGCCAACTACGCGGCCATTCACCAGGATATCGGCGAGAACAGCAGTGAGTCGTTGTTTGAAATTCAGTTCGGCTCCTCTAACGACACGTATGGTCCTATCTCGATAGGTACCACCAACAACATCTTCCAGAACAACCGCCGCACGTTTGGCTACGGTTTCAATAACCCCACCCAGAACTTGGTGGACGAGTTTGAGTCTAACGACCCGCGCCTCGAAGTCACGGTTATCAAGAACAACGACATCGTGCTGGGCGTCCTCAACCCCGTAGACCTCACGCAAAACGCTACGGGCTATTTTAACCGCAAGGCGGCCATTCTCGCCCCCAATGCTCCGGAATCGGGACCCCAGAACATTCGGAAGCTGCGCTATGCCGACATTCTGCTGATGAAGGCCGAAGCCGCTGCTCAACTCAACCGGTCGGCCGAAGCCGTGACTTTGGTTAATCAGGTACGGCAGCGGGCGCGCATGTCTACCCGGCCGCCCGGCACCCGGTTGGGTACCCTCTCCTACGATCCGGCCAACACCCCGGCCGGCACCCTGCCCGACCTGTCTCCTGGCCTTTCGGGGCAGGCGCTGCTGAATGCCATCTGGCACGAGCGTCGCGTGGAGTTTGGCGAGGAGTCGCTGCGCCTGTGGGACCTGATTCGGACGGGCCGCTACATGGCCACCCTGCTGCCCGATGTGCGCGGGCGGGCCATGTCGCACCTAGCTATGGAGTCTTCCGTAAACCCCTTCCCGCTGCTGCCCATCTCTCTGAACGACGCCCAAAGCTGGAAACTCCCCCAGAACCCCGGGTATTAA
- a CDS encoding SDR family oxidoreductase, protein MTTSRSLLALVTGATAGIGTVTARALAQQGYHVVLLARNADKAARTRHEIQQLAWPGRRVDVLLCDLSDLAQVRRAAEEFSQRYGHLDVLVNNAGLVLGDKRQESNGGHELTLATNHLGPFLLTSLLLEKLRQSPAARIVNVASMAYMFAKPDFETLEVAGKYSPMRAYANSKLYNIMFTQELARRLRQQGIRNVTTNSLHPGVVASSFGSGSTWLTRAFYKAAAPFMTSAEEGAQTSIYLATAPEVADISGGYFVKKRPEAVKSGFNTLENARRLWQCSEELTGTTFLAEAPGA, encoded by the coding sequence ATGACAACTTCTCGGTCTCTTCTGGCCCTGGTAACGGGGGCCACGGCCGGCATCGGCACCGTTACGGCCCGGGCCCTGGCCCAGCAGGGCTACCACGTTGTGCTGCTGGCCCGCAACGCCGACAAAGCCGCACGCACCCGCCACGAAATTCAGCAGCTGGCCTGGCCCGGCCGCCGCGTGGATGTGCTGCTCTGCGACCTGTCGGACCTGGCCCAGGTGCGGCGGGCGGCCGAGGAGTTCAGCCAGCGCTACGGTCACCTCGACGTGCTGGTGAACAATGCCGGGCTGGTGCTGGGAGATAAAAGGCAAGAATCGAACGGAGGCCATGAGCTGACGCTGGCGACCAACCACCTGGGCCCGTTTCTGCTCACCAGCCTGCTGCTGGAGAAGCTGCGGCAGAGCCCGGCGGCCCGCATCGTGAACGTGGCCTCTATGGCCTACATGTTTGCCAAGCCCGATTTTGAAACGCTGGAAGTAGCCGGCAAGTATTCGCCCATGCGGGCCTACGCCAACTCCAAGCTCTACAACATTATGTTCACGCAGGAGCTGGCCCGACGGCTGCGGCAGCAAGGCATCCGCAACGTGACTACCAACAGCCTGCACCCGGGCGTGGTGGCCAGCAGTTTCGGGAGCGGCTCAACGTGGCTCACGCGGGCCTTCTACAAAGCGGCTGCTCCGTTCATGACGTCGGCGGAGGAAGGCGCTCAGACCAGCATTTACTTGGCTACGGCTCCGGAAGTGGCCGACATCAGTGGCGGATATTTTGTAAAGAAACGGCCCGAAGCCGTGAAATCGGGCTTCAATACACTCGAAAATGCCCGCCGGCTCTGGCAGTGCAGCGAAGAGCTTACTGGTACCACGTTTCTGGCTGAAGCTCCGGGGGCATAA
- a CDS encoding glycosyltransferase family 2 protein, with protein sequence MPQVPLSVVIITFNEEANIARCLEAARPIADELLVVDSFSTDGTVEICQKLGARVIQHAFAGYVEQKNYATQQARHDYVLQLDADEVLTEELRQSIQAARQNWQGAGYTLARLTNYCGSWVRHGGWYPDRKLRLYDRRLGRWEGLLLHERYELQPHQPAPLPLAGDALHYSYDSVEQHVSQLNRFTSIAAHELWLRGKRRVSVFHLLLKPWWKFTHGYFFRLGFLDGFAGLSIAVISAWGVFLKFAKLKTKAAA encoded by the coding sequence ATGCCCCAGGTTCCGCTGTCCGTCGTCATCATCACCTTCAACGAAGAAGCCAACATTGCCCGCTGCCTCGAAGCCGCTCGTCCCATCGCCGATGAGCTGCTGGTAGTGGATAGCTTCTCTACGGATGGCACCGTGGAAATTTGCCAAAAGCTGGGCGCGCGGGTAATTCAGCATGCCTTTGCCGGCTACGTGGAGCAGAAAAACTACGCTACCCAACAGGCCCGTCACGACTACGTACTCCAACTCGATGCCGATGAAGTGCTGACTGAAGAGCTGCGCCAGAGCATTCAGGCGGCCCGGCAGAACTGGCAGGGGGCCGGCTACACCCTGGCCCGCCTCACCAACTACTGCGGCTCCTGGGTGCGCCACGGCGGCTGGTATCCCGACCGCAAGCTGCGCCTCTACGACCGGCGCCTGGGTCGGTGGGAAGGCCTGCTCCTGCACGAGCGGTACGAGCTGCAGCCTCATCAGCCGGCACCCCTGCCCCTGGCCGGCGACGCCCTACACTATTCTTACGATTCCGTGGAGCAGCACGTCAGTCAGCTCAACCGCTTCACCAGCATTGCCGCCCATGAGCTCTGGCTGCGGGGTAAGCGCCGCGTTTCCGTGTTTCATCTGCTCCTGAAGCCCTGGTGGAAATTCACGCACGGCTACTTTTTCCGGTTGGGTTTTCTCGATGGATTCGCGGGCCTGAGCATTGCCGTTATTTCGGCCTGGGGCGTGTTTTTGAAGTTCGCCAAGCTCAAAACCAAAGCCGCCGCATGA
- a CDS encoding SusC/RagA family TonB-linked outer membrane protein, which produces MRAFSRFGARCPLTTAAQYATLVTEAFNNANKPLPDYAPQLQEAIATNAKGVDYQDLVTQRGLITNYSLSASGGTEQNRFLVSGSYFQQDGIIKNSGFKKYVLRVNDDIVLTKRIKAGVAATFTHNDQTGSGDGQGGSQPYLVLQYALQTNPVLNPFGPNGTYNEDVITRNALNVPRYLDEQKYNKVQNNNLFSSNYLDISLFKNLSFRSTFGINYFNNHPKLYQPQYYIGPVDQRAQSALIETRTENVSWVWSNYANYNKTFADNSSFSATLGQEAQRGYGNGISITAYNVPAATSLQYASASRSTGNVVRSSQYDGGLISYFGRANYNFRDKYLITGTLRFDQTSKFLGPVRTGTFPSVGAAWNISNENFLKSASYLSVLKLRASYGQVGNQNAAPNYGYASVAANNQTYSFNGVAAPGLAISQINNPDLKWETAVTTDVGIDAELFNSKLSLTADYYERRTRDMIALLPVPDYVGQAPASANVGALRNRGLELALNYRNAVGKLQYNVGLNFTKINNEVTSLGGGNPISSGNVLTQIGNTTRTGVGREIAYFYGLKADGVFHNQGEIDAYKNAAGALVQPGARPGDVRYQDTNGDGTITAADNTYLGSATPDFSYGASVNLNYSGFDFKILLYGVQGAEALNGAAFNLNKSADFVGVWSNFYASRMDRWTPSNPNSNQPRVTSDDTNGNDRLSSRYVEDASYLRARNMELGYTLPQAFLSKIQVKGARVFASVDNVFTITKYTGYDPEISTAAFYNNPLAYGVDYGNYPQARTYRLGFNVQF; this is translated from the coding sequence ATACGGGCTTTCAGCAGATTCGGCGCACGCTGCCCCCTTACCACCGCCGCGCAGTACGCCACGCTTGTAACGGAGGCCTTCAACAATGCCAATAAGCCTCTACCCGACTATGCGCCGCAGCTGCAGGAGGCCATTGCTACCAACGCCAAAGGCGTTGACTACCAGGACTTAGTTACGCAGCGGGGCCTGATTACCAACTACAGCTTGTCGGCCTCCGGCGGCACCGAGCAGAACCGCTTCCTGGTAAGTGGCAGCTACTTCCAGCAAGATGGTATCATCAAGAACTCGGGCTTCAAGAAGTACGTGCTGCGGGTGAACGACGACATCGTGCTTACCAAGCGTATTAAGGCGGGTGTGGCAGCCACCTTTACCCACAACGACCAGACCGGCTCTGGCGACGGCCAGGGCGGCTCGCAGCCTTACCTGGTGCTGCAATACGCCCTGCAAACCAACCCGGTGCTCAACCCGTTCGGCCCCAACGGCACCTATAACGAGGACGTTATCACGCGCAATGCCCTGAACGTGCCGCGCTACCTCGACGAGCAGAAATACAATAAGGTTCAGAACAACAACCTGTTCAGCAGCAACTACCTTGATATTTCGCTGTTCAAGAACCTGTCGTTCCGCTCTACGTTTGGCATCAACTACTTCAACAACCACCCCAAACTATACCAGCCGCAGTACTACATCGGGCCGGTAGACCAGCGGGCTCAGAGCGCGCTCATCGAAACGCGCACGGAAAACGTTTCGTGGGTGTGGTCGAACTATGCCAACTACAACAAAACTTTCGCCGACAACAGCTCCTTTTCGGCTACGCTAGGCCAGGAGGCACAGCGCGGCTATGGCAACGGTATTTCCATCACGGCCTACAACGTGCCGGCTGCTACCTCGCTGCAATACGCTTCGGCCTCGCGTAGCACTGGCAACGTAGTGCGCAGCTCCCAGTACGACGGGGGCCTGATATCTTACTTTGGCCGGGCCAACTACAACTTCCGCGACAAATACCTCATCACGGGTACTCTGCGCTTCGACCAGACCTCGAAGTTCCTCGGGCCAGTGCGCACGGGCACGTTCCCGTCGGTGGGGGCCGCCTGGAATATCTCCAACGAAAACTTCCTGAAGAGCGCCAGCTACCTGTCGGTGCTGAAGCTGCGGGCCAGCTACGGCCAGGTGGGCAACCAGAACGCGGCCCCCAACTATGGCTATGCCTCGGTGGCGGCCAACAACCAAACCTACTCCTTCAACGGCGTGGCGGCTCCGGGCCTAGCCATCAGCCAGATCAACAACCCGGACCTGAAGTGGGAAACGGCCGTCACTACCGACGTGGGTATTGATGCCGAGCTGTTTAACAGCAAACTGAGCTTGACGGCCGACTACTACGAGCGGCGCACCCGCGACATGATTGCCCTGCTTCCGGTGCCCGATTACGTAGGTCAAGCACCCGCCAGCGCCAACGTGGGCGCTCTGCGCAACCGTGGCCTAGAGTTGGCCCTTAACTACCGCAACGCGGTGGGCAAGCTCCAGTACAACGTAGGCCTCAACTTCACCAAAATCAACAACGAAGTAACCAGCCTGGGCGGCGGCAACCCCATCTCCAGCGGCAACGTGCTGACGCAGATCGGTAACACCACCCGCACCGGCGTGGGCCGCGAAATAGCCTACTTCTACGGTTTGAAGGCCGATGGCGTGTTTCACAATCAGGGCGAGATTGACGCGTATAAAAACGCTGCCGGAGCCCTGGTGCAACCGGGCGCGCGGCCCGGCGACGTACGGTACCAGGACACCAACGGCGACGGCACAATTACGGCGGCCGACAATACCTACCTCGGCAGCGCTACCCCCGATTTCAGCTACGGCGCCTCTGTTAACCTGAACTACTCGGGCTTTGACTTCAAGATTCTGCTGTACGGGGTGCAGGGGGCCGAAGCCCTGAACGGCGCGGCCTTCAACCTGAACAAGTCGGCTGACTTTGTGGGCGTGTGGAGCAACTTCTACGCCAGCCGCATGGACCGCTGGACGCCCAGCAACCCCAACAGCAACCAGCCCCGCGTCACCTCCGACGATACCAACGGCAACGACCGCCTCAGCAGCCGCTACGTGGAAGACGCCAGCTACCTGCGCGCCCGCAACATGGAGCTGGGCTATACGCTGCCCCAGGCTTTCCTGAGCAAGATTCAGGTGAAGGGTGCCCGGGTGTTTGCTTCGGTTGATAACGTGTTTACCATCACCAAGTACACCGGCTACGACCCCGAAATTTCAACGGCGGCCTTCTACAACAACCCCCTGGCCTACGGCGTCGACTACGGCAACTATCCGCAGGCGCGCACCTATCGCCTGGGCTTCAATGTGCAGTTCTAA
- a CDS encoding LLM class flavin-dependent oxidoreductase yields the protein MELGISSFGEIAPAHVAGGDTAAARRLQELVALGRRADEAGLDVVSIGEHHRADYVVSAPEVVLAAIAAVTQRVRLTSAVTVLSSTDPVRTFQNFATLDLISNGRAEIIAGRGSFIESFPLFGQDLNDYDALFAEKLGLLLQLNEQEVVTWQGRHRAAITGKGVYPRPLQPRIPVWIGVGGTPASAARAGSLGLGLTIAILGGAPDQYVPFADLYRRSAQQAGHDPATLPLCLNCHFHIADTSKQAADEFFPAYSLVMNRIGRERGWRPMSRQQFDYLCGPEGPLFVGTPQQVADKLVRLHGLFQNTRFIGQLMLEGMPHEAVLRSTELFGQVVSPAVQRALAPQAV from the coding sequence ATGGAACTCGGCATAAGCTCTTTCGGGGAAATAGCCCCCGCCCACGTAGCTGGCGGCGACACCGCAGCCGCCCGACGCCTGCAGGAGCTGGTAGCCCTGGGGCGCCGCGCCGATGAGGCCGGCCTCGATGTGGTATCCATCGGGGAACACCATCGCGCCGACTACGTGGTATCGGCGCCGGAAGTGGTGCTGGCGGCTATTGCGGCCGTAACCCAGCGGGTACGGCTCACCAGCGCCGTTACGGTGCTCAGCTCCACCGACCCGGTGCGCACCTTCCAGAATTTTGCTACCCTCGATTTGATTTCCAACGGTCGGGCCGAAATTATTGCCGGCCGCGGGTCGTTTATTGAGTCGTTTCCGCTGTTTGGGCAGGATCTGAATGACTACGATGCCCTGTTCGCCGAGAAGCTGGGGCTGCTGCTGCAGCTCAATGAGCAGGAAGTGGTAACCTGGCAGGGCCGGCACCGGGCGGCCATTACGGGCAAAGGCGTATATCCGCGTCCCTTACAACCCCGGATTCCTGTTTGGATTGGCGTGGGCGGCACGCCGGCCTCCGCGGCGCGGGCCGGCTCCCTGGGCCTGGGGCTTACCATTGCCATCCTGGGCGGCGCCCCGGACCAGTACGTACCCTTCGCCGACCTCTACCGTCGCTCGGCCCAACAGGCCGGCCACGACCCCGCTACCCTCCCGCTTTGCCTGAACTGTCATTTCCATATAGCCGACACCTCGAAACAGGCGGCCGATGAGTTTTTCCCGGCCTACTCCCTGGTCATGAACCGCATTGGCCGGGAGCGGGGCTGGCGCCCGATGTCGCGTCAGCAGTTCGACTACCTCTGCGGCCCGGAAGGTCCGCTGTTTGTGGGCACGCCCCAGCAGGTAGCCGATAAGCTCGTGCGCCTGCACGGCCTGTTCCAGAATACCCGCTTCATTGGCCAGCTCATGCTAGAAGGCATGCCTCACGAGGCAGTGCTCCGTTCCACCGAGCTATTCGGGCAGGTGGTGTCCCCGGCCGTGCAGCGGGCCCTGGCACCACAGGCGGTGTAA
- a CDS encoding RNA polymerase sigma-70 factor, producing MTSISLRMYASWPDAALLDAMRTDEEGAFGELYKRYCYRLFTVAYQKLKSREVAEELVQDLFADLWSRRATHQVQQVEYYLFAALRYRIINYIKAQKVRSGYELYCRLAPTEASTETEETLAAQDLSAALLAGVRNLPEKSREIFQLSRLEHYSVPEISVRVNLSEKSVEYHLTKSLKLLRSYLRDFLVAALPLLLLQLYK from the coding sequence GTGACTTCAATTTCCCTGCGGATGTATGCCTCCTGGCCCGACGCGGCGTTGCTCGATGCGATGCGCACGGATGAGGAAGGCGCGTTCGGGGAATTGTACAAGCGCTATTGCTACCGCCTGTTCACGGTGGCTTATCAAAAGCTCAAAAGCCGTGAGGTAGCCGAGGAACTGGTGCAGGACCTGTTCGCTGACCTGTGGAGCCGCCGCGCTACCCACCAGGTTCAGCAGGTGGAATATTACCTGTTTGCGGCCTTGCGCTACCGCATCATTAACTATATCAAGGCTCAGAAAGTCAGGAGCGGCTACGAGCTGTACTGCCGCCTTGCCCCCACGGAGGCCAGCACCGAAACGGAAGAAACCCTGGCTGCGCAGGACTTAAGTGCGGCGCTGCTGGCCGGCGTGCGGAATCTGCCCGAAAAGTCACGCGAAATCTTTCAGCTCAGCCGGCTGGAGCATTACTCCGTGCCGGAAATATCGGTGCGGGTAAACCTGTCGGAGAAATCGGTGGAGTATCACCTGACCAAATCCTTGAAGCTGCTACGGAGCTACCTGCGCGATTTTCTGGTGGCGGCCCTGCCGCTGTTACTGCTACAGCTATATAAGTAG
- a CDS encoding SusC/RagA family TonB-linked outer membrane protein: MQGVLGCLLTSMATARPVFVQTVLDRKITLQVEGQTIKEALNRIAKQADVRFVYSQQLIKSDRRVTVRATDEPLATVLDEVLAPLKLEYEVNNGRVVLRIPAKPTSANASNTNDFVVADVTISGRVVDAKGAGLPGVTVVVKGTTIGASTGSDGEFTLQAPENSVLIFSFVGFTRREVPVTGATTNLSVTLVEDSQALSEVVVIGYGTARKSDLTGAVASVSGTQLTQVATSDPVQSLQGRVSGVEVTSNSGQPGSGTRIRVRGVGTINNSAPLYVVDGIQTSDIGFLLPADIESTEILKDASATAIYGSRGANGVVLITTKHGKAGATQFNLSGYTGFQQIRRTLPPYHRRAVRHACNGGLQQCQ; encoded by the coding sequence TTGCAAGGCGTACTGGGCTGCCTGCTGACCAGCATGGCTACCGCCCGGCCCGTTTTCGTGCAAACGGTACTGGACCGCAAAATTACCCTGCAGGTAGAAGGTCAGACCATTAAAGAAGCTCTTAACCGCATTGCCAAGCAGGCCGACGTGCGGTTTGTGTACAGCCAGCAGCTGATTAAATCGGACCGCCGCGTGACCGTGCGCGCTACCGATGAGCCCCTGGCCACGGTACTCGACGAAGTGCTGGCTCCGCTGAAGCTGGAGTATGAAGTAAACAATGGCCGCGTGGTGTTACGGATTCCTGCGAAACCCACCTCCGCAAACGCTTCCAACACAAACGATTTCGTAGTAGCGGACGTCACCATTTCGGGGCGGGTAGTAGATGCCAAAGGAGCGGGGTTGCCGGGCGTAACGGTGGTAGTAAAAGGTACTACCATTGGCGCCAGCACGGGCTCCGACGGCGAGTTTACTTTGCAGGCTCCCGAAAACAGCGTGCTGATATTCAGCTTCGTGGGGTTCACGCGCCGCGAGGTGCCCGTAACCGGTGCTACCACCAATCTGTCGGTGACGCTGGTTGAGGATTCGCAGGCGCTAAGTGAGGTAGTGGTTATCGGCTACGGCACGGCCCGTAAAAGCGACCTGACGGGTGCCGTAGCTTCCGTAAGCGGCACCCAACTCACCCAGGTAGCCACCTCCGACCCCGTGCAGTCGTTGCAAGGCCGCGTGTCGGGCGTGGAAGTAACCTCGAACAGCGGGCAGCCGGGCTCCGGCACGCGCATCCGGGTGCGCGGCGTGGGCACTATCAACAACAGCGCCCCGCTGTACGTGGTGGACGGCATCCAGACCAGCGACATCGGCTTTTTGCTGCCCGCCGATATCGAGTCGACGGAGATTCTGAAGGATGCTTCGGCCACGGCCATCTATGGCTCGCGCGGCGCGAACGGGGTAGTGCTCATCACCACCAAACACGGCAAGGCCGGCGCTACGCAGTTCAACCTGTCGGGCTATACGGGCTTTCAGCAGATTCGGCGCACGCTGCCCCCTTACCACCGCCGCGCAGTACGCCACGCTTGTAACGGAGGCCTTCAACAATGCCAATAA